One segment of Paenibacillus sp. FSL R7-0337 DNA contains the following:
- a CDS encoding beta-ketoacyl synthase N-terminal-like domain-containing protein: MKNTVFVTGVGMVGPCGNSAGAFWEGLLSGRNYMTPLQLEHTTGAAPPFAGQVSGMEPERVISKRLLKKCSRFSVMSILAAKDAMDDAHWELDQMSRKRIGIFVGNNSGGWESARNGLRVLHTEGAPFIDPNLASNWFPAAAQGHMSLAFDIKGYSKTVIADRSSGLLAIAYAARAIRSGIIDAAIVGGAETPLDPWALSFYNTEGLLNLKADRPQAAYQPFVESRSGMALAEGAAFLCLESERSLQKREASRRVRASIQGFGFTNDGQAAAPPEESVAQCARAIRLAVGHSETQPEQIGYLSLDGAASAREDGIECSAIQEVFGSSTEAKWAGCPKTVFGNTIGAAGAFDVALSVLAMNHGELPGLPYLAESVQDNGLNFVPGISRRTAVESSLIISRGRGGVSSALVVNAEGL, encoded by the coding sequence ATGAAGAATACAGTATTCGTAACCGGAGTAGGAATGGTGGGGCCGTGCGGGAATAGTGCCGGGGCCTTCTGGGAGGGACTCCTGAGCGGCCGCAATTATATGACTCCGCTCCAGCTTGAGCATACAACCGGAGCCGCCCCTCCCTTCGCGGGACAAGTCAGCGGGATGGAGCCGGAGCGGGTCATCTCGAAGCGTCTGCTCAAGAAATGCTCCCGCTTCTCTGTGATGTCGATCCTGGCTGCGAAGGATGCCATGGATGATGCGCACTGGGAGCTGGATCAGATGAGCCGCAAGCGGATCGGGATCTTCGTCGGCAACAACTCGGGAGGCTGGGAGAGTGCGCGGAACGGCCTGCGTGTCTTGCACACCGAAGGGGCGCCCTTCATTGACCCGAACCTGGCGAGCAACTGGTTCCCGGCGGCGGCACAAGGGCATATGTCCCTGGCCTTCGACATCAAGGGCTACAGCAAGACTGTGATCGCCGACCGGAGCAGCGGGCTGCTCGCCATTGCCTATGCGGCCAGAGCCATCCGCAGCGGGATTATCGATGCAGCTATTGTGGGCGGAGCCGAGACGCCGCTTGATCCGTGGGCATTGTCCTTCTATAACACGGAGGGGCTGCTGAATCTGAAGGCGGATCGCCCGCAGGCGGCATACCAGCCATTTGTGGAGTCGCGCAGCGGGATGGCCCTGGCTGAAGGAGCCGCGTTCCTCTGCCTCGAATCGGAGCGCAGCCTTCAGAAGCGCGAGGCATCCCGCCGGGTGAGGGCAAGCATCCAGGGCTTTGGTTTTACCAACGACGGTCAGGCCGCAGCCCCGCCTGAGGAGAGTGTAGCGCAATGTGCCAGGGCGATCCGGCTGGCGGTCGGGCATTCGGAGACGCAGCCGGAGCAGATCGGCTATCTGTCGCTGGATGGGGCGGCTTCCGCCCGCGAAGACGGAATTGAATGCTCGGCCATCCAAGAGGTCTTCGGCAGTAGTACAGAAGCCAAGTGGGCGGGCTGCCCCAAGACTGTCTTCGGCAACACGATTGGAGCGGCAGGGGCGTTCGATGTCGCACTGAGTGTGCTGGCTATGAATCACGGGGAGTTGCCCGGCCTTCCGTATCTGGCAGAATCGGTTCAGGACAATGGCTTGAACTTCGTCCCGGGGATCAGCCGCCGAACAGCTGTGGAGTCTTCACTGATTATATCCAGAGGAAGGGGTGGTGTCTCTTCGGCACTGGTTGTGAACGCTGAAGGCTTGTAA
- the acpS gene encoding holo-ACP synthase, whose protein sequence is MIRGIGMDLVSISFVEQMLAKCGELFIQQYYSMEERELFACKKRHAEQFLAGRFAAKEALLKAIGTGMNCELDWNELEFLSLPSGQPYLVRSRRLESYIQQQESIHVSISHHGDYAAAFIIIESSQ, encoded by the coding sequence ATGATCAGAGGGATCGGCATGGATCTGGTCAGCATCAGCTTCGTGGAGCAGATGCTGGCCAAGTGCGGTGAACTCTTCATCCAGCAGTACTATTCAATGGAAGAAAGGGAATTGTTCGCCTGTAAAAAAAGACATGCGGAACAGTTCCTGGCCGGCAGATTCGCCGCCAAAGAAGCGCTGCTGAAGGCCATCGGCACCGGAATGAACTGTGAGCTGGACTGGAATGAGCTGGAGTTCCTGAGCCTTCCCAGCGGCCAGCCCTATCTGGTCCGCAGCCGAAGACTGGAGTCTTATATACAGCAGCAGGAGAGCATCCACGTAAGCATTAGTCATCACGGTGATTATGCTGCTGCATTCATCATTATTGAGAGCAGTCAATGA
- a CDS encoding phosphopantetheine-binding protein, with amino-acid sequence MVFEKVKAIIEDIGIEDEIIESSRLYDDLALDSTELALVSTALAKAFGIFIESRVLKTYSVAQVIEAVALKA; translated from the coding sequence ATGGTATTCGAGAAGGTAAAAGCAATCATTGAGGATATTGGCATTGAAGATGAGATTATCGAATCATCGCGGCTCTATGACGATTTGGCCCTGGATTCAACAGAGCTGGCGCTGGTCTCTACAGCACTGGCGAAGGCGTTTGGCATCTTCATTGAGAGCCGGGTGCTCAAGACGTATTCTGTAGCCCAAGTGATCGAAGCCGTTGCCTTGAAGGCATGA